The genomic window GAACCCCTTCTCGTTGCGCACGATCCAGGTGCGGTAATCCTTCACCCATTTGGTGCTGACCGCGCCCACGGGATAATCATCGGGCAGCCCGGCCTTGAACACGGTGGAGGGCTCGAACAGCACGCGCGGAAACATGTAGCGCAGGGAGCCGAGCAGCATCGTGCCCAGGAAGCTGAAAAACGCCACCCAGCCGGCGCGCGACAGAAAGTTGCGGCGCGACATCCACAGCGTGCCGGGTGCCAGAGGTTCCGTCAGCGTCGAACGAGATCCCGGTTTGGCCTTGGTGGGCTCCGCCGCCGGGGGTGAAGGTTTCTTCTCGGCGCTGGCTGCCGCCGGGTCAGCCTTTTTCAGTGTCGCGGCCGAAGCCGCCGCTTCTTTCTTTTCTGCGGACACGTGCAACCTCCTCTCACTCGGATTCAATATGTGTTTCTGTCAGCAAAGAGATCCGGGGGCGCATGGATCACAAGACACCGCGTGCCGGCACATGGGAATCCAAACCTGCCCGGGCTCGGTGGCGCAGAGGAAACGCCGGCCCTGGCCTCAGGGTTTGCCGTTTCCCAGACTCAGCAGGTAGTTGCGCAAAGCCACGATCTGTTTGTCGGGATCGCCCTGCAGCACATCCGGCGGATAGGAATCCGGATAAAAGGACGGCATTTTGGTGCCCGGCTGCAGGGCCTGCGGATCGCGAATCCATGCCGCGATCCATTCGGGATTCAAGCGCTGCCTGGCCATGGCCAGGTCCGGTGCCCAGCCCTCGGGCGGACCTTGCGGCTTTTGTGCGCCGCGTTGATGGCACGAAAAGCAATCGAAATATTCGCGTGAAACCAGTTGTTGAGCGGCCCCGCGCTGCTCGGCGGTGATCTCATACTCCGGCAAATAGGAGAATCCCGTCGCTTCCCCTTCCAGCGCCTTGAAATACTCGACCAGGATGTTGGCCTCCTTGTCGGTGAAGGCAAAAGTCGGCATGCGCGTGCGCAACCACGGCCGGATTTCGCCGGTGCGCGGCTGTTTGAGAAA from candidate division KSB1 bacterium includes these protein-coding regions:
- a CDS encoding Rieske 2Fe-2S domain-containing protein; this encodes MSAEKKEAAASAATLKKADPAAASAEKKPSPPAAEPTKAKPGSRSTLTEPLAPGTLWMSRRNFLSRAGWVAFFSFLGTMLLGSLRYMFPRVLFEPSTVFKAGLPDDYPVGAVSTKWVKDYRTWIVRNEKGFYAIFAQCTHLGCTPRWLEAEGKFKCPCHGSGFTMDGLNFEGPAPRPLERVKIDLSEDGQLLVDTSIRYREEMGQWNHPGAFLPLGVS